The sequence below is a genomic window from Pleurocapsa sp. PCC 7327.
TTTAACGACTAATTTATCTAAGTTCTGCAAGACGAATTCTCGGTCTTTGTCTTGCCAGCACAGGTAAGTCGAAACGTTGGAGAGGATCGGTTGCTCTCCTAAATAGTAGCGAATCATGTCGGGAACGTAGGCATAGATTACCTTATCGTCTGCTACGCCCGTTCCGGGGGCATTTGCTAGGGCAACGCGACCTTGACGGTAGACTTCGACCAATCCCGGTACGCCCAACAGGGATTCGGGACGAAAAACTTGCGGATCGATGAAGTCGTCGTCTACTCGACGATAGACGACATCGACGCGACGCAGCCCTTTAGTAGTTTTCATCTGCAAATAGCCATCGACGACAACGAGGTCGCGACCTTCTACCAATTCCACGCCCATCTGTTGCGCTAGAAAGGAGTGTTCAAAATAGGCTGAGTTATAGATACCGGGAGTCAGAACGACGACAGCGGGTTCGGGCAGTTGGGGCGGTGCTAGATTGAGTAAGGTTTCCAGTAAATGACTGGGATAATCATCGACGGGTTGAATTGCCATCGTCTGGAAAATTTCGGGAAAGGTGCTTTTCATGACCCGACGATTTTCCAGTACGTAGGAAATGCCGGAGGGGACGCGCAGGTTATCTTCAAGAACGTACCATTGACCGTCGCGATCGCGCACTAGATCCGTTCCCGTCACGTGACACCAAACTCCCGCAGGCGGTTTCATCCCCACGCAAGGTTTGAGAAACCCTTTGGCAGAATAAATGATATCAGCTGGAATTTTGCCATCTTTGACGATGAGTTGTCGATCGTATATATCTCCCAGGAAGAGATTTAGCGCCCTAATCCGCTGCTTGAGTCCTTTTTCTAGATATTCCCAGTCTTGGGCAGAGACAATTCGCGGGATAATGTCGAAGGGAAATATTTTTTCTACGCCGCGATCGTCGCTATAGACATTAAAGGTAACTCCCATATTGAAGAGGGAAATCTGCGCTGTCTCCTGATGTTGCTGCAATTCTGCGACAGACAAATTTTGCATCCAATTTATTAATGATGCAGCGTGAGGTCGCGGTTTTCCATCGTCTAGGAATAATTCATCATAAAAGCTTTCTGGATCGTAGTTATCTAATAGCACAGCCACCCCTCCTAAGAAGCTCTCGTAAGATAGTTTTTAATTACCGATCGCCGCTTGCTGCTGATTCGCAGGGGTTTAGCCAATCAATCGGCTAATTACAGAATTGAACGAATTTCCTCTCGTAATTGTAGCTAATCCTACAATTTCCACAAAGTTCAGAAAATCGGAAAAGAGCCAACTTTATATTTATAAAAAAGTTTAATAAACTTTTTTGTATTCTATCTCTAAAATATTTAATATTTTCTTTATAAAACCTTGATAGCTTATGGGATAAAGATTAAAAGATTTTCCTATTCACCAGTCATTAATCCCCGATCGCCAATCTCCACTTACCGAACGCTTCTGATAAGCTAAATAAACGGCTTCTAAAAAGAGATTAGCCGTTATTCCCTCTGGTACTTCTTCTAAAGAAATAATATTTTTAACCCGTTCGGCAAGTTTTCGACATAATTCTATTCTTGCTTTAGGCAGCATACCATCTCTTCGCTGTAAATACTCTCGAATAACAGCAAAATCTTCTGGTAACAAGTGAGAAAGATCGGCTTCTACTAACAGTTTATTTGCTATAGTTTGCGCCTCATTTGATAGGGAAAACTTTGTAGAAGTTGTAGGTCGATCTTCTTGGATGACCATCGTTCCTCCTACCCAATCTCCTAAGCGTTTTTCTCGCTTGCTAAGCATAATTAAAAATGCGCCTACAAAAAATAGATCGTCAATCGGTCGTAGGAGGGCACGAAGCGTTGATTGTTGCAGTCGAACTGGTCTACCATCATCGCAAATAACGCGAATTTTGACAAATCGTTTACCTGGCGTTTGTCCTTGCCAAATTGTTTCAAAAAAGACAAAATAACCAACGTAAGCTGCAAAGATAATGAAAACTTGAATAGCTGTTAACCAAAGGGTTAATTGCTCGGCATAAATATTGCTAAGATTTTCAGAGATAAAAACAGATAGTAGCGCCCAAATAACTAGCAAAAAAATTAAAATAAAACCCCAAATTATATAATCAACAACAAGAGCATAAGCCCTATTTCCAATTCCAGCCAAAGTGAATTCTAGTTCGACACTTTCAGGAGTTTGTAAAGTCAATCGATTAAAAAATCGCATACTATTATTTTTGAGTGAGGTATTTAACTAAAAATAATTTCTAATTTTTATTAAGTATCTCGGATTTGTAAATCGATCCCTTCTTTCCTCGCTCTCAAATCGTAGTAGATAACTCCTTTGATTGATTGCCAAAATGGGATAAAAATTGCTCCGATGGGAATACTAACAAGATTGCTTAAAATATAATTCACTATTTCGGCAGCAACTGGAGAGTTTTGTAGTAAAGATCTAGTTAGTACGGTAACAGCTAAAGACAATACTATGGCAATAGAATAAATAGGAATAATAATTAAAAAAGCCACAGAAAATATTAATATTAATTGCCAGACATATCCTTTGGTTAAATTCCAGCTTCGACCAATTGCTGCTGCCGGATCTCTTTGAGATTCAATGGCGATAGGTAACTCAACAATTGATAAGCGAGAAAAAAGCCAAGTATAACCAACAAGAAAAGCCAGAAAAACAACTAATCCCAAGAGAATTAAAAGCGCGATCGCAACAGAATTTTGCTGAAAAAGAGTTCCTAGCACTCCAAAAACAAGACCAGCAACCAATCCAAACCCAAATAAAACGCCGATCAGAATTAAGCCTACTAATATTCCTGCTAACAAAAAATTCCACAGCAGAGGATTGACCTGACGGCGTGCTTCGGGAATTGACTCCGGTCGTTCGATGACTTCGCCGTATGCCAGACGGGAAATCATTGCAAAGATAGCAGCACCTTTAGCCCATCCATACACGGGGATTAGCGACCACAGAGAACCCTGCAACGCAAGAACATAGTATGATTTGAAGCGATCGCGATAAATTCGCAATCCAGCACTGACGACATTGCCGACACTCAAAGCACCTAGAGGTTGGCGAGGCTGTAAACTTTCAGACATAGCTACACTGAAGGAAAATATCTAAGAACGAGGACGGTATCGCTATCTTAAGCTAGCTTAGAAAGAATATTGAGAAAATTTTATGAATATTCAACGTTGGATAGCCAGAAGGGAAGCTAACTGGAAAAGACTAGATGTCCTTTTGCAGCAAGTAGAAAAACAAGGGCTAAAATCTTTAAATGCCGAAGAAATCAGAGAATTAGCAAGCTTATATCGCTCTGTTTCAGCAGACTTAGCCCGTGCTAAAACTAATCAGGTTGGACAAATTCTAACCCAAAATTTACAAAAACTGACTTCTCGCAGCTACAGTCAAATATACCAAGGATCGCGTCCTCAAGAATGGGGTGCCGTCAAAGAATTTTATCGCTGGGGATTTCCGGTAATAGTGCAGCAAACTTGGATTTATACGGCTATTGCTACGGCAATTTTTCTGTTTGGAACATTAGTTGCTTGGTGGTATGCTTGGCGAGATCCGGCGTTTATTTCGCTAGTTATTCCAGAAGAGTTAATTTCTAAAGTTAGAGACGATCGCGAATTATGGATGGGAAAAATTATAGGAGTCGAACCTTTAGCTTCTAGCGGAATTATGGTTAACAATCTGTCGGTATCTTTTTATACAATTATGGGTGGGGTTACGATGTATATGCAAGAGTTACATTTCATTGCTCCACCAGGTTTATTTACTATTTATTTGCTATTAAATAACGGTATTCATCTCGGTGCAGTTTCTACATTAGTCAGTCAAAATAAATTAGCTTATCCTTTCTGGGCATTTGTTTTTCCTCACGGTTCGTTAGAATTGCCTGCAATTTTTCTAGCAGGTGGTGCGGGTTTAATACTCGCTAGAGGAATACTTTTTCCTGGCAACTATCGTCGTGCTGATGCTCTCAAGTTTTATGGTTCTCAAGCGGCTCAATTGGTATTTGGAATCGTACCGATGTTAACGATCGCTGGAATTATTGAGGGCTTTTTCTCTCCTAATCCTCTTATTCCAGAACCGATTAAATATCTTACTGGAATAATGCTATTTACTCTGTTAATTGTCTATTGTACTCGCAAGAAAAAATTAGCTTAGAAATTAGCCAAGAAATTAATTTCTTGGCTAATAGTTGAAGTCTACCTAAGTGGACTTTGGCTTTTAGCTACAATTACTTTGCGTCTGTGCGAAAGATTTTAAAGCAAATTCCGAGCTTTCAATTGCAAATATCGGTCTACTAATTGCTCGCTAATTTTATTCGCAGGGGCATCCAAAACCAATACTCCTTTTTGCTTTAATTGAGCAAAAGCCACTTGACATTGCTCTAATAAATCAAGCGCAACTGCACGAGCATAAGCGGTTTTAATATTATCAGAAGGAGTATGAGCGATCGCATCCACTTGCGGATCTCGCAGAGTGACGCAGAAAGGCAAATAACGAGGAGTAAGCCGTTTCATAGCAGCTAATAACTCGGCAGAAGCCGTCGCGTCTACGATATCCGTAATTAAAACTACCAAAGCACGACGGGTTTGTTCGTTGACAACTTTAGTGACGGCACCCATGTAGTCGGGTTCCAGCAAAACGGGTTGAATGGGCGTAAGACGTTCGATGAGATGGAATAATTGCTGTTGACCCCTCTCTGGAGGAATCCAAGTAGTTGTAGCGCGATCGAAAACGCCTACTCCCACGCGATCGCCGCGATGTAGTCCTGCCAGTGCCAGAGAAAGTGTAGCATTCAATCCCCAATCGAATCGCTTTAATCCCTGCACCTGTGCCGTCATCAACCGTCCGCGATCTAATAGAATAATCAAAGTCTGCTCTCTGTCGGGTTCTAATACCCGTACCAAAGGACGACCGTGACGTGCCGTTGCTTTCCAATCGATCGCGCGAAGATCGTCTCCTTGACCGTATTCTCGCAATTCAGCAAATTCTGTCCCCATTCCCAAGCGTCGCAGTTGGCGCATCGTTCCCGTACTTTGTAGCGTCAGGCGAATCGAGAGCGATCGCAGTCCGGCTAAATCGGGATATACCGATACTTTCTGACTGGTGGGGATTTTCCAGTCGTGCCATGCCAATCCCCATTGTCCTAACTGTCGGACTTGAATGTCCCCCCACTCAAACTCTCCCCGACTATCGGGATAAACTTGATAGGTGAGTTCCTCAGTGCTATTGCGAGCCAAGGTAGCTTGTAAGCTAGGCGAAGAAACTTTAAATGCGATCGGATAATAATCTCGTATGCGAATTTTTGCTTTTTTATTTCCCGCTTTAACAAAGAATCTGACAGGATTATCCCGTCCTATCGACAGCCGTTCTAAAGGAAGACGAAAGACTTCGACGCGGTGAGATTTTACTCGTTGTGCGTCTGCGAACGTCAAACTCAGGACGATCCCATCATAAAATAACGTTCCTAGAATGCCGACTTGTTGGTTAATGAAGATAGCGAGTAGAAGTGCGAGTGCAACTCCTAGCAGTAACAGAAAATAGCAGCGCGGTGCAGGAATCATTGGTTTGTCAAAAGTCCTTTGTCATTGGTCATCGATCATTGGGGATTAGTTAGTAGTTAGTAGTTAATTGTCTCCTTTGTCTCCCCGTCTCTGAGTCTCTCCAACTTCCGAATTCCGACTTCCGACTTCTTAAAGACTTCCGATTTCATCTCGGTACTGCTACCTGTTTCAGGATTGAGGCGACTACCGCATCCATCTGTACGCCATCTAAATGTGCTTCTGGTTTGAGGATGAGACGATGGCGTAATAAAGGTAGCGCAACGGCTTTGAGATCGTCGGGGGTAACGTAATCTCGTTCGGATAGCCAAGCAATAGCTTTACTTGTTTGCAACCAAGCAACGGCCGCTCTCGGAGAGGCACCTAAGATTAAATCGGGGTGTTTTCGGGTTTTTTCCACCACGGTAAGGAGATAATCGATGATTTTCTCGTCAACCATCACCGCCTGTACGGCTTTTCTTGCACTCAGAATTTGCTCTACCGTTGCGACGGGTTGAAGGCGTTCTAAATAAGGTCGTTTGGGTTGAAATCCCTGCTGAACGTTGAGAAGCATTTGCTTTTCTGAGGCTACATCGGGATAATCTACGACTAATTTGAATAAAAAACGGTCTAACTGTGCTTCCGGTAGGGGATAAGTTCCCTCAAACTCCAGGGGATTTTGCGTCGCGATCGCCCAAAATAAAGGAGGTAATGCCAACGTTTCGCCATCCAAGGTGATCTGTTGTTCCTCCATCGCTTCTAGGAGTGCTGACTGGGTTTTTGGCGGGGTACGGTTGATTTCATCTGCTAGTAAGATTTCGGTGAAGACGGGACCCTTTTTGAGGCTAAAACTGTGAGTATTGAGATCGAAAACATTGACCCCCAAAATATCTGACGGCAAAATATCTGGCGTAAGCTGAACCCGTCTGAAATCTGCCTGAATTAACCTGGCTAGCACTTTTACCAGAAGGGTTTTTCCGGTTCCCGGCACTCCCTCAATAATGACGTGTCCCCCACTCAGCAGCGCAACGAGCAACTGTTGCACTAGGGCAGATTGACCCACAATAATTGTGTTGAGGGTCTGCGCGAGATTATGAAAGGTAGCTCGATCGACTGTCATTGGTTATTTAGTTATTTGTCAAAGGATTGGCGGATATTCTGCCATTTTTCCATCCAGGCAAGCAAATCTCCTTCAGTCATGGCACTTTTTCGAGATGAGGCGTTCAGGAGAGATTCTAAATCCGCTGGCGATCGCCCCGTTTGCTGTACCCAAGCATCCACTATAACTTGCGATTCTAGCGGTTTGTCTTCTAATCCCAGTGCTTTTTGCAGTTGTCGCCGTTCTTCTTTGGCAATTGTCAATACCAGAAACTCGCTACTTTTCGCTTTTTGCAGGACACCTGCTAAGGCTTCAATATAGGCTTTGCTGTTTTCTGTAGTAGGTGTAGATAGTTGAGTCGGCTTCCCAAAGCGGCGATTTCCTGACCAGATAGCGATAATTGTGGCGATCGCAGCTTGTATTAACAGTGGCAGTAGCGGAGTTTTAGCTAAGTAGCTAAATAAATTTTCCCCGATTTCCCGTGCGATTACCTCTTTATCTTTATAACCATGCAGATACTCATCTACCCACACGGAATTTCCACCTTGAGTCACCAGTCGGGCAAGAAATTCATAGTTGCTGCGAAAATCTTGATAGGCATTGGCGGCTAAATGGGGCGTAACGCAATAAATAACTCGTCCTTTGCCGATTTTTTCCGCCCAAACGACGGCACCAAAGCGATCGCCGAGTAGTTTTTCTGAGGGATTCTTGTTACGTCGGCTCGTGTCAATTTTAACCTTTCCCATCGAACTGTCTTGTTCGGTACTGAAAGAAGCTTCTGTCGCGGGTTGAGAGATCCCTAAAATAACTAGGGTATTTCCTTTTTTCACCCACTCATGCTCTCCCAACCAGAAAAAGCCTTCCGAGGTTAATTGAGGGTAAATCCGCAAAAAAGTACCGGAGGAATCTTGCTGAGTTTTATCCGTCAATAATTGCTCGAAGGATTTTTGCCATCTTTGGACGGGCGTTCCTCTCTCTGACATAAAAGCATACCAAGCACCGTACCCATCTGGGGCGCGACCGTAGGTAGAACCGCTATTGAGTTTCGTGGTACTGGGGGCAGCGACTAGAGTAATAACAATGACTGCTAGAAGCGCGATCGCGCTTAATATAATTAACCTGCGTCGGGAAAGTTTTATCATCGCAGCATTTCCAATTATGAGGCTTCAAGGTCTCGATAAGCTTGCTGGCATTCTTCTAATAAAGATAGGGAAGCTTGTCCGCTGCCAAAACATAACCGTTGATGGGTCATTAGTAAAAATTGATAGGCTTGGGGATGGGGTAGCTGTTGGATAATTTGTAGATATTCCCCATCGGTACGACTTGCTTGATGGGGGGCAATCCCGCGATCGTTCAATCGCTGTAGCACTGCCAGATACAAACATTGAAATGCTTTATAATAATCTCCTTGCTGTTGGTATTGTTGAGATCGTCGCAGCCAATCTGTTATGGATAATTCTTTCTCTTGTTTGTTGCGATCGCGATCGTTTGACTGCTCTCCCAGATGATAGAGAAATGGGGATAATAGTTGCCAAATTTGCCAAGCCGCTCCAATTATCAATAGAACGAGCAGACTTATTAAAATGACCTTAGTAGTTTCCCACAAAAGAGAAAAATTTATCCAATCCCAAGAAGCCGATGGGAGATTTAAATTATTAGTAAATTGGCTCGTTCGCAGTTCCCACCATTCCCCTACTCGTTGTTGTAGCTGTTGGATTTGCCAAACTACATTATTTTTCTCAAAGGATTCTGTTGACATTGCTGGTTATCTATCGATAAATAATTCACCGCATATATTGTCTTTTTATTTGACAAGCAAAATTTAAAATTTTTTTAGCTTATCAAAAAATACTAAAAATCCGAAAATTATAAGTGGTTGTATCCAAAAGATCGAGCGTCATGTTGAGCGAAGTAAAATATCTCAATGTAATCGAATAATTCATAATTCATAATTTTGAATTAAAGCGAAGCGACTTGACACAAAGCACTTTTGGGATCTCCTCTAAGAGCTAGTAACTCAAAAACCATTATATGTAAGAACAAATGACTGATATTGCTGCCTGTCAATTACCTCCATTCCTCAAACCAGGAGATTTAGTCAGGGTAGTCTCCACTAGTGGCGCATTGAAGGAATTGGAAGCCTTTAAGAAAGGAGTAGAAATTTGGCGATCGCGCGGCTATCGCGTTGAATTAGGTAGCAACTGGAACATCCGCTACGGCTACTTAGCGGGAACGGATACGCAACGCAGAGATGCCCTAGCCGAAGCGTGGGAAGATCCGGAATGTAAAGCCATTCTCTGCGCCAGAGGCGGTTATGGCAGTGCTAGATTACTAGAAAATTGGAGTTGGGAAGACGGGGAGAGTGTGGGGAGTGTAGGGGGAGTGGGGAGACAATCAATCCAAAATCTAAAATGGATCGTTGGTTTTTCCGACGTGACAGGTTTACTTTGGAGTCTTGCCGCAATTGGGATTTGCGGCGTTCACGGTTCCGTTTTGACGACGCTTGCCTCCGAACCCAATTGGTCGATTCAACGATTATTCGACTGTTTAGAAGGGCGTCCCCTTCCTCCTTTAATCGGTAAAGGTTGGGGAGAAGGTAAAATCACGGGGATATTACTGCCTGCTAATTTGACCGTCGCCACCCATCTATTAGGGACATTCGTTCAACCTTCATTCGAGGGGGCGATCTTAGCCCTAGAAGACGTGACAGAAGCGCCCTATCGCATCGATCGCATGTTAACGCAATGGCGCATGGCAGGCGCATTTAGAGGCGTGAGAGGGATTGCTTTGGGGCGTTTTAGTCGCTGCGATCCGCCGATGGGGAGTTCTAGTTGGAGTATAGAAGAAGTATTGCGCGATCGCTTGGGAGATTTGGGGATTCCAATTGTTTCCGATTTACCCTTCGGTCACGATGGCGTAAATGCCGCTTTACCTGTCGGAAGAATAGCACGACTTGATGCAGAGCAAGGAACTTTAGATATTCTAGACAACAGCAACGAGTTTCAAGGGGAAAACTACAGCTCTCAATAACACCATTTCTAAAAAAGAACGCTACAGATGCTCAATGAAAAAGCCTGACACACAGAGCTGCTGATTAATTGCGAACTGATAATTGCGAACCGACGCGGACTCCCACGAAGTGGAGGAGCATCGGCGAATTAGTATAACTACTGTAGCGACGCATCAACCAACCAGCGAACCGTTTGTGGAAAGGCGATAACAACAATCAGCACGATAACCTGCAAAATCATAAACGGAATCGCACTTTTGTGGATCTCAAGGGTACTGACTTCCTTAGGAGCAACGCTCTGCAAGTAAAACAACGAGAAACCAACTGGCGGCGAGATAAAAGCTGTCTGTAAGTTAATGGCTATCACTACGCCAAACCAGACTAAATCGATTCCCAACGCCTGGGCAGCGGGTACGAGTAGCGGTATGGCTATAAAACAAATTTCAATAAATTCCAAGAAAACACCCAGCAAGAAAATAACAAGATTGCTGACAATCATGAAAGCGATATAGCCGCCAGGTAGGTTGACTAGCAGGTCGGTGATAAAGGTTTTGCCGCCTAAGCTATCAAAAACCAAACTGAACAATGACGAGCCAAACAGAATCATAATCACCAACGATGTGATGACGGCTGTGGCGTGGGCAGCATCTCGAATCAAATTCCAGTTCAATCGCCGATTCGCAGAGGCTAAGATACAAGCGCCTACCGCGCCTACCGCCCCAGCTTCGGTGGGGGTTGCGATGCCAAAAAAGATACTACCAAGCACCGCTAAGATAAGCACGAGAGGAGTTACAACCGCTTTTATCGTGCGCCGAACCAGATCGGAACCGCTAATAGTGCGCGTTTCGAGCGGTAGGGCTGGGGCAAGCTTCGGCTTGAGAAAGGCTAAAACTAGCACGTACAGCGCATAGGAGCCAGACAGCATCAGTCCGGGAATCAAGGCTCCCAGAAATAAATCGCCGACCGAGATTCCGAGTTGATCGCTTAATACCACCAGCACCAAACTTGGTGGGATCAATTGTGCTAGCGTTCCTGATGCAACGATCGCGCCTGCCGCCAATTGTTTATCATAGCCATAGCGGAGCATGACAGGCAGCGAGATCATCCCCATGACAATCACCGTGGCCGCCACTACGCCAGTCGTAGCCGCCAGCACCGTACCGACGAGGATTACTGCCAGCGCCACTCCACCCCGCAGCGGTCCGAGTAGAATGCCGATGGTTTCGAGTAACTCCTCAGCCAACCCCGACTTTTCTAATACCGCGCCCAAAAAAACGAAAAATGGGATCGCCAACAGGGTAAAGTTGGACATGGTACCAAACCAGACGTTAGGCAATAGCAAAAGTCGGTTGGGATCGACGGGAGCGCCAACCAGCCAACCAATTACTCCGAAGAGAATGCCAGTTCCGGCAAACGAAAAGGCTACTGGATAACCGCTCATCAACATCAAAAAGAAGCCGACGAACATGGCAAGCGCCAACCATTCAAAGCCCATGATTATCTACGTCCAAAAAAGTGATTTACTCGATCGGTAAGTTTTTCTCAGTCTCAGCTTCCACTACCTGAGCTACCTGCGCGTATCCCATCAAAATAGCAAAATACTTGATCGCTTGGGAAATACTTTGTAGCAGTAACAATAGGAAAGCAACCAGAATCATCGTTTTAATGGGCGCTCGCGGCAAGCCATCGGCATCGGAAGATACTTCCCAGGTTCCCCAAGTCCCGTCGGGCAATAGCCCCCACGATAATAAAATAGGGTTGAATGTCGCCCAAATTCCGATCGCGCAAAAGGGAATCAGAAAGAGAATCGTACCGATAAAATCGACGAGCGATCGCTGTTTTTCGCTCCAATTTGCATAAAGGAAATCAACGCGAACGTTGGCTCCATGCTTGAGGATGTAAGCAAACCCCAGACAAAAAATTATCGAAAATAAATACCATTGCAGCTCGATCAAAGCGTTGGATGACAGTTTTAACCCAATAAAGCGTCCGACGTAGCGGGCTACCACATTGTAGAATCCAACCGCAATGGTGAGAATGACGATCCAATTCAAAATCCCGCCAATTTTTTCGATCGCGCGATCTATAATGCTAGAAAGTCTCAGTAAGGCATGCAAAACTTGATACCTCCCTTGAATCGGCAAGCTTTGAGGATCATCGTATCAAACAATTAGTCCTTTGTCCTTTGTCACTTGTCATTTGTATTTTGTATTGCGATCTTAAATCCGGTTGAACGATCGTAATACCCAGTAGTGCGACCATCTTGGTCGCGAGGAGAAATGATTGGCGAGCGGGAATGATTGGCGAGCGGGAATGATTGGCGAGCGGGAATGATTGGCGAGCGGGAATGATTGGCGAGCGGGAATGATTGGCGAGCGGGAATGATTGGCGAGCGGGAATGATTGGCGAGCGGGACGCTCGCACTACATACTAATTAAACAGATTTGATATAACCAATGACACTTTCATCTCTCGTCAGTGAAAGCGAGAGATGAGTTAACAATCGCTAATTGCTAATCACTAATCACTAACTCGCTGAATTTGCTCTAATAACTGTGCTTGACTTTGAGCAGGTTCAAGACAAGATAATCCCCGACAGATTATGCCAACAGCCTTCTCTGGTAAGTCAGACTCTATGCGATAAACGACGGTGGGGAAATACTGAGGAATCAATGTTTTCAACTGTTCTTCTTTCGTGCGAACGAGAGTTGCATGGAGATACCAATCTAATGCTGCAAACAAGCTAGGACAAGCTTGAGGAGACTGTTGGAGAACGGCGCTAAAAGCTTGTAAGCCTTGTTCGGCGCGATCGAGATATTCTAGATTTTCAGTCAGTAGAGCTATACGAATTAAATTTGCGATCGCAACGCCATTAGCTGCCGGAGTTGCATTATCGATATAACTGCGGGAACGCACTAACAAATCCCCGCTATCGTCTGCCGCCGTGTTGAAATATCCTCCCATCTCCAGCGACCAGAAGAATTCATCAAACTCCTGCTGTACCTCAACCGCTTTTTCTAACCAAAAGGTCTCGGTTGGCGAAGCGGCTTGTAAATCCAAAAGCGCTTTGATAAAAAAGGCGTAATCTTCCGACTGTGCTAATACCGTCGCCTGTCCTTCGTAATTCAAGCGATGGAAGCGTCCCTCAATCCACTGATACTCTAGGATAAATTTAGCCGCACGGGTCGCTAATTCCCAATAGGACGGTTCGCCAAATACAGCATAAGCTCTTGCGAGTCCAGATATCGTTAAACTATTCCAGGCAGCAATCATCTTAGTATCGGTGACGGCGGGAATGCGACCTTTCCAATTCCCGGTTTTCGCTTCCTGATTATTTCTCGCTGGCACAAACGTTTCTATCTCAGTCGATTTTGCGCCGTAGCGCACCTCAAACAATTTATCTAAGATAGCTTCTAGACTGTCTGAGAGTTTACCTGACTCCTTGCGTTGCAGGACGTTACTGCCTTCAAAGTTTCCCTTTTCTGTAATGGTAAATGCGGCTTTTAATTCTTCTAATTCATCGGCCGTCAAGATTTTTTCGAGTTCGTCGTAACGCCAAACATAAAACGCACCTTCTTCTGGTTCTGACGCTTCAGTCGAGGTGAAGCTATCGGCATCTTGCGCTGCATAGAAATAGCCTTCCGGTGTTGTCATTTCCCGTTTCAACCATGCTACTGTACCCGCGATCGCTCTCTCGAAGGCAGGTTCTTTCATCCCCGCACTCCAGAGATTGGACAAATACTCTAGAATTTGTCCGTTGTCGTAGAGCATCTTTTCAAAGTGCGGCACCGTCCAGGTCGAGTCTACCGTATAGCGATGAAATCCTCCGCCAACGTGGTCGTAAATTCCTCCTAATGCCAAGTCCTCTCCTCTGCGTGCGGATAATTGCCGTCCGTCGTAGCGAGATTCAAACTGGAAGCGACTTCCCTGAAGTGCTAAACTCGCATAGGGAATCATGGGAAA
It includes:
- a CDS encoding circularly permuted type 2 ATP-grasp protein; the encoded protein is MLLDNYDPESFYDELFLDDGKPRPHAASLINWMQNLSVAELQQHQETAQISLFNMGVTFNVYSDDRGVEKIFPFDIIPRIVSAQDWEYLEKGLKQRIRALNLFLGDIYDRQLIVKDGKIPADIIYSAKGFLKPCVGMKPPAGVWCHVTGTDLVRDRDGQWYVLEDNLRVPSGISYVLENRRVMKSTFPEIFQTMAIQPVDDYPSHLLETLLNLAPPQLPEPAVVVLTPGIYNSAYFEHSFLAQQMGVELVEGRDLVVVDGYLQMKTTKGLRRVDVVYRRVDDDFIDPQVFRPESLLGVPGLVEVYRQGRVALANAPGTGVADDKVIYAYVPDMIRYYLGEQPILSNVSTYLCWQDKDREFVLQNLDKLVVKAANESGGYGMLVGIKSTQAEREEFAQRIKDSPRNYIAQPTLSLSRVPTLIEDKIEGRHVDLRPYILHRGEEIHVHPGGLTRVALRKGSLVVNSSQGGGSKDTWVLRK
- a CDS encoding RDD family protein is translated as MRFFNRLTLQTPESVELEFTLAGIGNRAYALVVDYIIWGFILIFLLVIWALLSVFISENLSNIYAEQLTLWLTAIQVFIIFAAYVGYFVFFETIWQGQTPGKRFVKIRVICDDGRPVRLQQSTLRALLRPIDDLFFVGAFLIMLSKREKRLGDWVGGTMVIQEDRPTTSTKFSLSNEAQTIANKLLVEADLSHLLPEDFAVIREYLQRRDGMLPKARIELCRKLAERVKNIISLEEVPEGITANLFLEAVYLAYQKRSVSGDWRSGINDW
- a CDS encoding stage II sporulation protein M, with protein sequence MNIQRWIARREANWKRLDVLLQQVEKQGLKSLNAEEIRELASLYRSVSADLARAKTNQVGQILTQNLQKLTSRSYSQIYQGSRPQEWGAVKEFYRWGFPVIVQQTWIYTAIATAIFLFGTLVAWWYAWRDPAFISLVIPEELISKVRDDRELWMGKIIGVEPLASSGIMVNNLSVSFYTIMGGVTMYMQELHFIAPPGLFTIYLLLNNGIHLGAVSTLVSQNKLAYPFWAFVFPHGSLELPAIFLAGGAGLILARGILFPGNYRRADALKFYGSQAAQLVFGIVPMLTIAGIIEGFFSPNPLIPEPIKYLTGIMLFTLLIVYCTRKKKLA
- a CDS encoding DUF58 domain-containing protein, whose translation is MIPAPRCYFLLLLGVALALLLAIFINQQVGILGTLFYDGIVLSLTFADAQRVKSHRVEVFRLPLERLSIGRDNPVRFFVKAGNKKAKIRIRDYYPIAFKVSSPSLQATLARNSTEELTYQVYPDSRGEFEWGDIQVRQLGQWGLAWHDWKIPTSQKVSVYPDLAGLRSLSIRLTLQSTGTMRQLRRLGMGTEFAELREYGQGDDLRAIDWKATARHGRPLVRVLEPDREQTLIILLDRGRLMTAQVQGLKRFDWGLNATLSLALAGLHRGDRVGVGVFDRATTTWIPPERGQQQLFHLIERLTPIQPVLLEPDYMGAVTKVVNEQTRRALVVLITDIVDATASAELLAAMKRLTPRYLPFCVTLRDPQVDAIAHTPSDNIKTAYARAVALDLLEQCQVAFAQLKQKGVLVLDAPANKISEQLVDRYLQLKARNLL
- a CDS encoding MoxR family ATPase; the protein is MTVDRATFHNLAQTLNTIIVGQSALVQQLLVALLSGGHVIIEGVPGTGKTLLVKVLARLIQADFRRVQLTPDILPSDILGVNVFDLNTHSFSLKKGPVFTEILLADEINRTPPKTQSALLEAMEEQQITLDGETLALPPLFWAIATQNPLEFEGTYPLPEAQLDRFLFKLVVDYPDVASEKQMLLNVQQGFQPKRPYLERLQPVATVEQILSARKAVQAVMVDEKIIDYLLTVVEKTRKHPDLILGASPRAAVAWLQTSKAIAWLSERDYVTPDDLKAVALPLLRHRLILKPEAHLDGVQMDAVVASILKQVAVPR
- a CDS encoding DUF4350 domain-containing protein encodes the protein MIKLSRRRLIILSAIALLAVIVITLVAAPSTTKLNSGSTYGRAPDGYGAWYAFMSERGTPVQRWQKSFEQLLTDKTQQDSSGTFLRIYPQLTSEGFFWLGEHEWVKKGNTLVILGISQPATEASFSTEQDSSMGKVKIDTSRRNKNPSEKLLGDRFGAVVWAEKIGKGRVIYCVTPHLAANAYQDFRSNYEFLARLVTQGGNSVWVDEYLHGYKDKEVIAREIGENLFSYLAKTPLLPLLIQAAIATIIAIWSGNRRFGKPTQLSTPTTENSKAYIEALAGVLQKAKSSEFLVLTIAKEERRQLQKALGLEDKPLESQVIVDAWVQQTGRSPADLESLLNASSRKSAMTEGDLLAWMEKWQNIRQSFDK